In the genome of Neofelis nebulosa isolate mNeoNeb1 chromosome 6, mNeoNeb1.pri, whole genome shotgun sequence, one region contains:
- the NOTCH4 gene encoding neurogenic locus notch homolog protein 4 isoform X3: MQPPSLLLLLLCHSVVKTRVLRCGDFPEPCANGGTCLSLSQGQGSCQCAPGFLGETCQFPDPCQDGQLCQNGGSCQALLPALPGSPSLPSPLAPSFSCTCPSGFTGQRCQAQLKDPCSSFCSKMGRCHIQASGRPRCSCLPGWTGEQCQLRDFCSANPCVNGGVCLATYPQIQCRCPPGFEGHACEHDINECFLDPGPCPKGTSCHNTLGSFWCHCPTGQEGPRCELQPGPCPATGCPNGGTCQLVPGRDSTLHLCLCPQGFRGPSCEVNPDDCAGHQCQNGGTCLDGLSIYTCLCPEAWTGLLCHMEDMCLSQPCHGEAQCSTNPLTGSPLCLCQPGYSGPTCHQDLDECQMAQQGPSPCEHGGSCLNTPGSFDCLCPPGYTGSRCEADHNECLSQPCHLGSTCLDLLATFHCLCPPGLEGQLCEVETDECASAPCLNQADCQDLLNGFLCVCLPGFTGSRCEEDIDECGSSPCANGGQCQDQPGSFHCECPPGFEGPRCQTEVDECLSGPCPTGASCLDLPGAFFCLCPSGFTGHLCEVPLCAPNLCQPKQKCQDQEDKAHCLCPDGSPGCAPVEDNCTCHHGHCQRSSCVCDVGWTGPECEAELGGCISTPCAHGGTCHPQPSGYNCTCPTGYTGPTCSEELTACHSGPCLNGGSCSPSPGGYSCTCPRSHTGPRCQTSTDHCASAPCLNGGTCVNRPGTSSCLCAAGFQGPRCEGRTRPSCADNPCRNRATCQDGPQGPHCLCPPGYTGDSCQTLVDICAQKPCPHNSHCLQTGPSFQCLCLQGWTGPLCNLPLSSCQKAALSQGTEVSSLCQNGGLCIDSGSSYFCHCPAGFQGSVCQDRVNPCESRPCQHGATCMAQPTGYLCQCAPGYNGENCSKESNACQSQPCHNHGSCTPKPGGFYCTCPPGFVGLRCEGDVDECLDQPCHPPGTAACHSLANAFYCQCLPGYTGQWCEVETDPCQSQPCSNGGSCETTAGPPLGFTCHCLQGFEGPTCNHKAPSCGHHHCHHGGLCLPSPKPGFPPRCACLNGYGGPDCLTPPAPHGCGPPSPCLHNGSCSEIPGLGSPAFRCSCPPSSPGPRCQRPGAKGCEGRGGDGACDAGCSGPGGNWDGGDCSLGVPDPWKGCPSHSRCWLLFRDGQCHPQCDSAECLFDGYDCETPPACTPAYDQYCRDHFHNEHCEKGCNTAECGWDGGDCRPKDGDSEWGPSLALLVVLSPPALDQQLLALARVLSLTLRVGLWVRKDSDGKDMVYPYPGTQAEEELGGTLDPSHQERAAPQTQPGGKETDSLSTGFVVVMGVDLSRCGPDHPASRCPWDPGLLLRFLAAMAAVGALEHLLPGPLLAAHPRAGTAPPTNQLPWPVLCSPVAGVLLLALGALLVLQLIRRRRREHGALWLPPGFIRRPRTQPTPRRRRPPLGEDSIGLKALKPEAEVDEDGVVMCSGTKEGEEVGQAEEVASPSKCQLCPLRGDCQELPQAAMLTPPQESEMDVPDVDTRGPDGVTALMSAVCCGGVESRTFQGSWLGSPEPWEPLLGGGACPQAHTVGTGETPLHLAARFSRPTAARRLLEAGANPNQPDRAGRTPLHTAVAADAREVCQLLLRSRQTAVDARTEDGTTALMLAARLAVEDLVEELIAAQADVGARDKWGKTALHWAAAVNNARAARSLLQAGADKDAQDGREQTPLFLAAREGAVEVAQLLLGLGAARGLRDHAGLAPGDIARQRNHWDLLTLLEGAGSLEARHKATPGRGAGAFPRSRTASGSLPPRRGGALSRNRTLSAGAGPRGGGACLQTQTLSLEWAARGGGAYSHCRSPSKGAGGGLSPGGHRFSPGMRGPRPNPAVVPGRSGAASGGGGGASADDWPCDWVTLRACGSNTPIPPPCLTPSPERGSPQVAWDSPTHQVTPLNAGGEGQK; this comes from the exons ATGCAGCCCCCttcactgctgctgctgctgctgtgtcaCTCAGTCGTCAAGACCAGAG TGCTTCGGTGTGGGGACTTCCCAGAACCCTGTGCCAACGGAGGCACCTGCCTGAGCCTATCTCAGGGACAAGGGAGCTGCCA gtgtGCCCCTGGCTTCCTGGGTGAGACATGCCAGTTTCCTGACCCCTGCCAGGATGGCCAGCTCTGCCAGAATGGGGGCAGCTGCCAAGCTCTGCTTCCCGccctcccaggctcccccagccttccctctcccttGGCCCCCAGCTTCTCCTGCACCTGCCCCTCTGGCTTCACTGGCCAGAGGTGCCAGGCCCAACTCAAGGACCCCTGTTCTTCCTTCTGTTCCAAAATGGGCCGCTGCCATATCCAGGCCTCAGGCCGCCCACGATGTTCCTGTCTGCCTGGATGGACAG GTGAGCAGTGCCAGCTTCGGGACTTCTGCTCAGCCAATCCCTGCGTCAATGGAGGGGTGTGTCTGGCCACATACCCCCAGATCCAGTGCCGCTGCCCACCTGGCTTCGAGGGTCATGCCTGCGAACATGATATCAATGAGTGTTTCCTGGATCCAGGGCCCTGCCCCAAAGGCACCTCCTGCCATAACACCTTGGGATCTTTCTGGTGTCACTGCCCCACTGGGCAGGAGGGTCCACGCTGTGAGCTCCAGCCAGGACCCTGCCCCGCTACGGGCTGTCCCAATGGGGGCACCTGTCAGCTGGTTCCAGGGAGAGACTccaccctccacctctgcctctgcccccaag GTTTCAGAGGCCCGAGCTGTGAGGTGAATCCAGATGACTGTGCTGGGCACCAGTGTCAGAACGGGGGCACTTGCCTGGATGGGCTGAGCATCTACACGTGCCTCTGCCCAGAGGCCTGGACAG GACTCCTGTGCCACATGGAGGACATGTGCCTGAGCCAGCCATGCCACGGGGAAGCCCAGTGCAGCACCAATCCCCTGACAGGCTCTCCACTCTGCCTGTGTCAGCCTGGCTACTCGGGGCCCACCTGCCACCAGGACCTGGACGAGTGTCAGATGG CCCAGCAAGGCCCCAGTCCCTGTGAACACGGCGGCTCTTGCCTCAACACCCCCGGCTCCTTTGACTGCCTCTGTCCCCCTGGCTACACGGGCTCCCGCTGCGAGGCTGATCACAATGAGTGCCTGTCCCAGCCCTGCCATCTAGGCAGCACCTGCCTGGACCTGCTTGCCACCTTCCACTGCCTCTGCCCACCAG GCTTAGAAGGGCAGCTCTGTGAGGTGGAGACAGACGAGTGTGCCTCTGCTCCTTGCCTGAACCAGGCTGACTGCCAGGACCTCCTCAACGGTTTCCTGTGTGTCTGCCTGCCTG GATTCACTGGCTCCCGGTGTGAGGAGGACATCGATGAGTGTGGAAGCTCTCCCTGTGCCAACGGTGGGCAGTGCCAGGACCAGCCTGGATCATTCCATTGCGAGTGTCCTCCAG GCTTTGAAGGCCCTCGCTGTCAGACCGAGGTGGATGAGTGTCTGAGTGGCCCATGCCCCACTGGAGCAAGCTGCCTGGATCTCCCAGGAGCCTTCTTTTGCCTCTGCCCCTCTGGCTTCACAG gtCATCTCTGTGAGGTTCCCCTGTGTGCCCCCAACCTGTGCCAGCCCAAGCAAAAATGCCAAGATCAGGAAGACAAGGCCCACTGCCTCTGCCCTGATGGAAGCCCTGGCTGTGCCCCCGTTGAGGACAACTGCACCTGCCACCACGGACACTGCCAGAG ATCCTCATGTGTGTGTGATGTGGGATGGACAGGACCAGAATGTGAAGCAGAGCTAGGGGGCTGCATCTCCACACCCTGTGCGCATGGGGGCAcctgccacccccagccctcgGGCTACAACTGTACCTGCCCCACAGGCTACACAG GCCCCACCTGCAGCGAGGAGCTAACAGCTTGTCACTCAGGGCCCTGTCTCAATGGTGGCTCCTGtagccccagccctgggggctATTCCTGCACCTGCCCTCGGAGCCACACTGGGCCCCGCTGCCAGACAAGCACTGACCACTGTGCCTCTG ccccgTGCCTCAATGGGGGTACCTGTGTGAACAGGCCTGGCacctcctcctgcctctgtgcTGCGGGCTTCCAAGGCCCACGCTGTGAGGGAAGGACCCGTCCTAGCTGTGCAGACAA CCCCTGTAGGAACAGGGCAACCTGCCAAGATGGCCCTCAGGGTCCCCACTGCCTCTGCCCCCCTGGCTACACAGGAGACAGCTGCCAG ACTCTGGTGGACATCTGTGCCCAGAAGCCCTGTCCACACAATTCCCACTGCCTCCAGACTGGGCCCTCCTTCCAGTGCCTGTGCCTCCAGGGATGGACCGGGCCTCTCTGCAACCTTCCGCTGTCCTCCTGCCAGAAGGCAGCTTTGAGCCAAG GCACAGAAGTTTCTTCCCTGTGCCAGAATGGAGGTCTCTGCATCGACAGTGGCTCCTCCTACTTCTGCCACTGCCCCGCTGGATTCCAAGGCAGCGTATGTCAGGACAGGGTGAACCCATGTGAGTCCAGGCCCTGCCAACATGGGGCCACGTGCATGGCCCAGCCCACTGGGTATCTCTGCCAG TGTGCCCCAGGCTACAATGGAGAGAACTGCTCAAAGGAATCCAATGCCTGTCAATCCCAGCCCTGTCACAACCATGGGAGCTGCACCCCCAAACCTGGAGGCTTCTACTGCACCTGCCCTCCAGGTTTTGTGGGGCTGCGCTGTGAAGGGGACGTAGATGAGTGTCTGGACCAGCCCTGCCACCCCCCAGGCACTGCAGCCTGCCACTCTCTGGCCAATGCTTTCTACTGCCAATGTCTGCCTGGATACACGG gCCAGTGGTGTGAAGTGGAGACAGACCCTTGCCAGAGCCAGCCCTGCTCCAACGGAGGGTCTTGTGAGACAACAGCAGGACCACCCCTGGGTTTCACCTGCCACTGCCTCCAG GGTTTTGAGGGCCCCACCTGCAACCACAAAGCCCCCTCCTGtggccaccaccactgccaccacggTGGCCTGTGTCTGCCCTCCCCCAAGCCTGGCTTCCCACCCCGCTGTGCCTGCCTCAATGGCTATGGGGGCCCTGACTGCCTGACCCCACCTGCTCCTCATGGCTGTGGCCCTCCTTCTCCATGCCTACACAATGGCAGTTGCTCAGAGATCCCTGGGCTGGGGTCCCCAGCCTTCCGATgctcctgccctcccagctctccaGGGCCCCGGTGTCAGAGGCCTGGAGCAAAGGGATGTGAGGGCAGAGGTGGAGATGGGGCCTGTGATGCTGGCTGCAGCGGCCCTGGAGGAAATTGGGATGGGGGAGACTGCTCCCTGGGGGTCCCGGACCCCTGGAAGGGCTGCCCTTCCCACTCCCGGTGTTGGCTTCTCTTCCGGGATGGGCAGTGCCACCCACAGTGTGACTCTGCAGAGTGTCTGTTTGATGGCTACGACTGTGAGACTCCTCCAGCCTGCAC TCCAGCCTATGACCAGTACTGCCGTGATCACTTCCACAATGAGCACTGCGAGAAAGGCTGCAACACTGCAGAATGTGGCTGGGATGGGGGTGACTGCAGGCCCAAAGATGGAGATTCAGAATGGGGGCCCTCCCTGGCCCTGCTGGTGGTGCTGAGCCCCCCAGCCCTGGACCAGCAGCTGCTTGCCCTGGCCCGGGTGCTATCCCTGACTCTGAGAGTGGGGCTCTGGGTAAGGAAGGACAGTGATGGCAAGGATATGGTGTACCCCTATCCTGGGACCCAGGCCGAAGAGGAGCTAGGAGGAACCCTGGATCCCTCTCATCAGGAGAGAGCAGCCCCTCAAACACAGCCTGGAGGCAAGGAGACAGACTCTCTCAGCACTGG GTTTGTGGTAGTGATGGGTGTGGATTTGTCCCGCTGTGGCCCTGACCACCCTGCATCCCGCTGTCCCTGGGACCCTGGGCTCCTGCTCCGCTTCCTTGCTGCAATGGCTGCAGTGGGGGCCCTGGAGCACCTACTGCCAGGACCGCTGCTGGCTGCCCATCCTCGTGCTGGCACTG CACCACCAACCAACCAGCTTCCCTGGCCTGTGCTGTGCTCACCAGTGGCTGGGGTGCTCCTCCTGGCCCTTGGGGCTCTTCTCGTCCTTCAGCTCATCCGGCGGCGGCGCCGTGAGCATGGGGCCCTCTGGCTGCCCCCTGGTTTCATTCGAAGGCCTCGAACTCAGCCCACTCCCCGCAGACGCCGGCCTCCCCTGGGTGAAGATAGCATTGGCCTCAA GGCACTGAAGCCAGAGGCAGAAGTTGATGAGGATGGAGTTGTGATGTGCTCAGGCACCAAAGAAGGCGAAGAGGTGGGCCAG GCTGAGGAAGTGGCCTCACCCTCCAAGTGCCAGCTCTGTCCTCTGAGGGGTGACTGTCAGGAGCTTCCCCAGGCAGCCATGCTGACTCCTCCCCAGGAATCTGAGATGGATGTCCCTGACGTGGATACCCGCGGACCTG ATGGGGTGACAGCCCTGATGTCAGCAGTTTGCTGTGGGGGAGTGGAGTCCAGGACCTTCCAGGGGTCATGGTTGGGAAGCCCTGAACCCTGGGAACCTCTGTTGGGTGGAGGGGCCTGTCCCCAGGCTCACACTGTGGGTACTGGGGAGACACCCCTGCACCTGGCTGCCCGATTCTCCCGGCCAACTGCTGCCCGCCGTCTCCTTGAGGCTGGAGCCAACCCCAACCAGCCAGACCGAGCAGGGCGCACCCCACTTCACACCGCTGTGGCTGCTGACGCTCGGGAGGTTTGCCAG CTCCTGCTCCGCAGCAGACAGACTGCAGTGGATGCACGGACAGAGGACGGGACCACAGCCCTGATGCTGGCCGCTAGGCTGGCGGTGGAGGACCTGGTTGAAGAACTGATTGCAGCCCAAGCAGATGTGGGGGCCAGAGATAAATGGG GAAAAACCGCGCTGCACTGGGCCGCCGCCGTGAACAACGCCCGGGCCGCCCGCTCCCTTCTCCAGGCCGGAGCCGATAAAGATGCCCAGGACGGCAGG GAGCAGACGCCGCTGTTCCTGGCGGCCCGAGAAGGGGCGGTGGAAGTAGCTCAACTGCTGCTGGGACTAGGAGCGGCCCGAGGACTGCGGGACCACGCCGGGCTAGCGCCCGGAGACATCGCTCGCCAGCGTAACCACTGGGATCTGCTGACGCTACTGGAGGGGGCGGGGTCACTGGAAGCGCGTCACAAAGCCACTCCCGGCCGCGGGGCGGGAGCCTTCCCGCGCTCGCGTACCGCGTCGGGAAGCTTGCCCCCGCGTCGGGGCGGGGCTCTGTCGCGCAACCGGACGCTGTCAGCTGGGGCTGGTCCGCGTGGGGGCGGAGCATGTTTGCAAACCCAGACTTTGTCATTAGAATGGGCCGCGCGTGGGGGTGGAGCCTATTCGCATTGCCGGAGCCCCTCGAAAGGAGCAGGAGGCGGCCTGTCCCCCGGAGGCCATAGGTTTTCTCCAGGCATGCGCGGGCCTCGGCCCAACCCTGCTGTAGTGCCAGGAAGATCCGGGGCCgcttccgggggtgggggtggggcctcaGCCGACGATTGGCCCTGCGATTGGGTGACCCTGAGAGCCTGCGGCTCCAACACTCCAATCCCGCCTCCTTGCCTTACGCCGTCCCCGGAGCGGGGATCCCCTCAAGTCGCCTGGGATTCTCCAACCCACCAAGTAACACCTTTAAACGCGGGAGGCGAGGGTCAAAAATAG